gtaaaaaattaaatctttATTGTACAGTGAAAAATTCTCTCTTCTTGTTCCTTTGTGTCTGATTTTCttatttacaatttaaaatttagagcATGGTTTTGTCTTCTTCCACGATTCATTGGTGCATTGGGGTTGGGTTGCAGGTTCTTGGTAGTTGGTAATGAAAGAAACCAACATACATTAAAAGTCATTGTTCTTTAAAAACATTAGTACTAAAAAGTTTACTttctctttatattttaaatgataagaGGCCATTCTAACCATTTTGTTTTGCTGCTAGTTGttaactttttttagttatgagttaaaaaaaaacacgttaATGCTTACAGGGACCAGATGGTGTTGGTATATTTAATAGTATCACCtgattaagaagaagaagaaacttgtTTTCTTAAGTAATAAACAAGGAAAAACCCAAACTTGGCAGCTTTTGTGCTCTCTGGTTTCAACAAGGATTCACAAAGATGATGCTGGTGAGAAGAAGGTTGGGTTGCTGCAGCAGGGATAGGGAGATTAGCATTGATTTCGATGAACAAGATAGTAAGTACCTTATCACTCCAAATCTTTCATTCTTACACTAATCGTGCTTAAATAAGTCTGAATCTTAACTTGATATAAAATGACAAACTGGTAGATAAAACTATTAGGTATTTTCATTAATGGGGGTGTTTACTGCTTACACATGATATGGAATATTTAGACTATAACTGTTTTCAAATAAAACGTGAGTGGTCACAGCATTTGTCATGTGATCGGTTTGTGATTGGTATGGGACCAATAACAGACCCTTAAAGATTTTCACCAACCCGGTCATTCGTGTAATAAATAGGGCGTGAACTCTGTAGCTTTCTACGAGACATCAATGCATACATTCAATTTGATTTGAGATCATTTTGTGTGATTCAATGACCTTTACTCTAGACCAAACCCTGTTTCTGTGGATATGGGGTTTAGACTAGTAGTGAGAGGGTCCTCtatgttatttttttcaattgtttaagATCATTGATTATATTTATTCAGAAACTTCCAAGAGTAGGTagttagttatttggtttcacATGGTCATTAAGACTAaactttcataaataaaattgaacttAAGTAAAATGTGGATTCATAAATAATGAAGAATTCATAGACACTTGAATACATACATATACAAAGTCAGTGACTTGCAGGTATCTTTCATTTTTTCAAGGGTAGATATGATAATTAAATCAAGACACTGGTGTTTGATTAAACAATATGCTGTGAACGTTTGAAAAAATGGATATGTCGTGACTCGTGACAAGTGATTGAAGTCTTCGTTTGTGGGTCCGTATAGAAATTTCACCACATGGGGATACTACTAACTCATtgtttttgagattattttatatacacatCCTTTTGAAAAGTAAgcatttaaatttgttttagcAGTCTTGGGTTTAACAAAACTCTTGACTTTAGCTATTAAAGACTCGTGGAACACAACGACTTTGATTCCTCtttttttatatcatttgtttttctttcttgtatTCTCCAACACTAGTCTCCATAAACATACTACCAGTTTCTTGATTCCCATTTGATGAGTGAAACTATAAGTAGATGTGAAGATGGTGGTGGTTTGAATGGTCTCTAAGTACTCTCAACTTGGTATAGTCCATTAAAGCATGTGAACTTATCTTCCTAGGATGACATTGTGTGCCCTTTTCTTTTCAGGAATGATTACATACGACGGCTTGGAAGCTTGTATTATCAACAATCAAtcatatgaagaagaagaagagagtggaaCAAACGGATGCCTGACAGAGTCATTGGACGATGATGCATTCTCAAGCTGTTCATCAAGCAAAGAGGCCTCCAGCTCTTTTTCTTCAAAATGGTTACCAACGAAGACTGAAGAACGCAGTTGCGATGGTTTGAACTTACCCGGAAGGTCCAAACATTTTGATGGTAAGGAGAAACCAAGCAGCAATGTCTACTGCCATTTGGATGTGGAAGCTATGAAGGAGAAATTTTCAAAGCTGTTGCTTGGCGAGGATGTCACTGGGGGATGCAAGGGTATCCAAGTAGCTTTGGCTTTGTCAAATGCTGTTACACATCTCGCTAGTATGTCCTAATCCATCCTAGCACTTAACCATTTATGATCTTTTGGTATATGTCTCTACTAAGTTTCTTGGGGGAGTTTGCAGACTCGATTTTTGGCGAGCTCTGGAAATTGGAACCTTTGTGTGAGGAGAAGAAACAGAAATGGAGAAGAGAAATGGATTGGCTACTTTCTCCAACTAACTACATGATTGAGTTAGTCCCTACTAAGCAAACTGATGCCAATGGAATATCAATTGAGGTATGTAGCTACACTGATTTTATATACTCCAGAGGAAGAAACTAAACTGAAACATTCTTATTTCAAACAGATAATGACACCGAAAGCACGTGCAGACATTCATATGAATCTCCCAGCTCTTCAGAAACTGGACTCCATGCTAATTGTAAGCTATTATCCTTTTCTTTTGATCTACTTCGTACGTTACACTTCTTTCTTTTTGCCTCTGATCATCGCAAAATACACAGGAGATACTGGACTCAATGGTGAACACAGAGTTTTGGTATTCAGAAACCGGTAGTAGAGCTGAGGGGACGAACAAGACAACAAGCGAAAGCAAGAGATGGTGGCTTCCATCACCACAAGTGCCCAAACCCGGTCTCTCTAACTCAGCAAGGAAGAAGTTGCTAGACAAGGGCAAAGTTGTTTATCAAGTCTTCAAAGCTACAAAGTCCATAAACGAAAACGTTCTTCTTGAAATGCCAGTACCATCCGTTATCAAGGAAGCAATACCCAAAGTAAAGTTTTCCTCCCTTTATCTCTTTATAGGTAAACAACCATCTCTAATCTAAACTCTTGTGTTGTAACAGTCTGGTAAGAACAGCCTTGGTGATGAACTGTACAAAATGTTAGTTGCTGAATCCGCAACCGTAGATGAGATCCTTGTTTCTCTCAAGCTGGGGACTGAACATACTGCATTGGAGACTGTTAACAAGTTAGAATCTGCTATATTTGCATGGAAGGAAAGGATTACAGAGCAAGAGAGCAACAGTAAATCCCCTGTCAGGACACCGTGGTCATTCGCTAAAGATCCATTGTCTGACACTGTTCGAAATGAGTTACTCTTGAACCGAGCAGAAGCACTTAGAAGTCAGATCAAATCCAAACACCCCAATCTTCCTCAGTCGTTTCTTGATGCCACAAAGATTCAGTATGGCAAGGTAAGAGACATAAAACAGAACTAATTAACTCCTGAATCCTGATCATACTTTGCGGTAAGACTGATTCTTGTTCTCTGTGTTTGTCAGGACATAGGTCATGCGGTGCTTGAGGCATATTCACGAACACTTGCTAATTTGGCGTACAGGATACTTTCAAGAATGGGAGAAATATTGAAAGAAGATTCTTTAAGTAACCCAAACTCACCTGCGCCACCGAGTTGTTTCCCTAGCTCTCGTGATCTTTACAGAACACCTGAGAGGCCTTTGCTTTCCTCTCGTGTAAGGCATTCTCTAACAGATGACATGAACAAAGCTGATGGGACAGAGACGGCAACTAGTTTAGATTTATTGTTCGCAGATGCTAAGGTCAGTTCGGTGAATGCAACAACTCCAAGTAGAAGCAGTAGGATATGGTGTATGAGCAAAGTACCGCCTGATGCTTCCCCTTGATTTAGAGGGGCTTACTTAATGTTCGATGCGTGCCACCTGAagcttctccttttttttttatgttaagaGGGTCCGTTTAAATTATGGAGTCTCAGATAATGTAAATGTATTGATAACATGCTCTTAACTATGAATATTGGCAATTTTGTTCATAACTGTGgaggaaaaagaaaacatgaactttcaattttattatcttttcaaATGATGTCTTCTTACCTGATTTACAATTGATCTTTAGAGGGTGCATAGCacaatatatgaatattttatcatctttattTATACAATACACATGCCATGATCCGTCATCAATTAGATCAGAGAACATAAACTTTGTTATGTAGAAGtgtagtttagttttttttttcttctggaaGTACGAAAATGATGACTGTTGTCTTTCTATTATGgttaatttatagtttatatattatttacattgGAGATACTTTTTTGGACTAGAGCCTAGagaattttcttcttctttttgggtCAAACTAGAACAGATATGTTATTGATGCGGCTGCACAAAATTAGAAGACTGTTTAGGCTCCATAATATATAAATCTACTTTTCTgccttaaaaatatatttctgtaAAAGCTTCAAAAATTCCAAAacactaaaataaattactcaACTTAAATCTATTctttttattaaagaaaaaaaattaatattgaaaaagaaaagattgaatatatacaaattacaaaaatagataacttttgaaaaaaaattgaaatatatttgttgttgtttagctaacaaaattatatttgaatttatgttttaaatataggAATTTATCATGGACATATAGTTTATTTGGTTATtcacacaaatttttttttttttattaatctaaaaaaatatctagTAAGAATAAACCTCAATAATATAACAACACTTCATACTCTTAAACTCAAACACTCCGGTAGACTTATTTTCAATCCAAGATCTAACCTCTGGTAAACATTTCTAAGGAGCTTATTCAAGCTTTGTGAAACATCTTTAAACCCTCTAAAGTCCATAACTATTTATACAGTGGTAGATACAAATCATtccaatttatttaatttataaaaaaatgaaaatggatAAACATAACATTCATATAGAACtgaattttatttatgaaaaactCTTCACACAGTTGTTGAATTTGAGATTGCatagatatatttataaaattatattcagcGATATATATGCAATACATTGATTTAGGTTTATAATTCagtaataattgttttaataagATTATCCATGTTTTTTTCTCATTATCTAAGaaactgatatcttgcatatttgcattgatTTGATCATTCATTCTCATATATTTTGATCGTTTAGATTAAGATTTAGATATCTTTAGACTACATCTGCATTGCATAAGTTTTTATCAGGTATTGAAGTATCCTTTGGTgttcttggaggcatttggagacatttgggttcAAAATTGACCGAAAGATGATCATTTGGCGAGTTGAGTATCAAAACGGTTGCTCTCCATATCTACTTCTGGTACCCACTCGGAACAAGTCAAGGGAGGAGCGCGAGGTGTTGCAACGGGCAGATGAACCCGCTCTGGATCAACCAGACCGTCGACGAGTTGGAGCGACATCTTGTAGCGAGCTCACCAACCCGCTCGGTGCCATCGAAGAACCAAACACGAGCAGAGCAACCTTCTGTAGCGAGCTCACCAACCTGCTCGCCATCTCACGATGAATGAAGCAGAAGCTGGAGCAACCTGTTGCAGCGGGTAGAGGAAGACGCGGTGAGCCATAACGACCTACTGGAGCGAGGCACGACACCCGCTCGTGACTCTCGACCAATAAACCAAGCGGCTGAAGCGACTCCTCATACCCAGATCGCAAACCCATTCTGTGTTTTTACTTGCTCGAGTTTTCATGTTTTATTGGGCTTTCTCAGAGTTGTTGACTGGACCCATTAGGTTTTCCGAAGTACTATAAATACTCTTTAGACCTAAAATTAGGACTTATCTTGTTTCTATAAAATCACAAACCTATTCTTGGTGAAAGATTAAATCTTGATCTCTTTTCCTCTTATACTTTTGTGTTTGCTTGATTACTCTGATCATTAATCATGATTAGTTTTAAATCAACCAATGATTTAAAGTCTATCATGATGATTAATGAGTAGTTTACCTTTTGGGTTCATGAGTTAGGATGTTTAGGGTGATTAAGTGAAGATCTAGAgtgtttagatttagatttatatgtttccttgcttgttgagtattattaatgttaatttattgtTGGCCTCTTTAGATTAGAACCCTACACATTTCATGTCCGGAAgatgtttgatgaaatgtttgAGTCAACTCAAACTTACTCTTTGCTTGCgtaaccaaagacatttgatgttaggaAAACTTATATAGTTAATAGACATATTCTTAATAATTACTTGAATGACacaaaccaaagacatttgatgttaggaAAACTTAGATAGTTAATAGACATATTCTTAACAAGCTTTTGACCCGCACGTCCGCGcggtgtatatttttttatagaatttatagtttatatatattaaataatatatgtattcATAATACACTTTTCCATGTtacatatttgcattgttttgaAAACCGGACTGTCGGACCGGGTGACTCGTTCCTCAAACCAATTTCGAGTTGTGCTAAAAACCGGATTTAAGTTAAACCGGTAAATCCGTGCATCCGCTAGggttgtttgtttattattcataccatatatattttttattattcagaccatatattttttattgtattgtgctatatatattttaaattggaTGTGTGTTGCATCAGTTAgatagtaattaaaaaaaaatctaaatatgtattaatataCAGTGtgaatataatttgttttgaaaaatcttgtatcaatttaaaattgtatatatttattttatatcatatcTGTGCAGTTATTTTTATACCATATAAGttgaaaaatcaaatataaatttgtacATCAAGTAaagtatacatatattttttatctgaaatttaatttgatatttaataACATTGGCCACCTGAATCTACatctaatatattatttcatatttattaacatTCGGatatttcatattcatatttagtcgtctttttaaatgttttcatGTTGGTTGATTATATGTCAGTattcagattttcaaaaaaaaaaaaattaggtaatacatttgttttattttttttaaatcgccTTCTTTTCTAATTCAGTTAATAGACATATTCTTAATGTTTACTTGAATGACacaaaccaaagacatttgatgtttgatcaataaaaataaatgaacatTTATCTTGACAAAAAACTTATTCAGTATTATTGTCTTGACTTAAGGAAATATGTTGATTGATGTCTTGCCATTCTAGATTGGATCTTAATCATTTGAAGACAAGTTCTTAGATCCATGAGTCCTACTTTATCCTATTGATTGAAAGTTTATTACTTTATTGCTTAGTGTCTTGTTATTTAAATCATATCATTACACAACATTGTTTGCATTTAGATTTTAATCTGCATTTTCTTTGGATCAAAATTGGTTAGAATTGGATTGACTCTTAATTACTATTTTGACATAAGAACCTAAAAAGTACTTATCAGAAACACAatgagttatgttttttttagtttatagattatagatatttgtttacaacaaataaaaaaacaaatataaatagttaaaaaatcactaaatatttataatattagtttacaacaaataaaaaaacaaatataaatagttaCAAAGATTGTGCAATTGGCAATGCAGCTTCTTCTATACAATATCTACTTTTtctttatgtattaaatattctAGTTGAATGAATCGTTTTACTATTTCTAATTTCACCAAAATACTTCCTGATTAAGTCGATTTTGTTATCACTCTCATTTTCACTATTTTGTGAATTAATTGCACATTTCTTGGAAGATAAGACTTGCATGATTATTCAGTTGTTGTATGCagcaacataaatattttgtttatttggtgttttccatatttttcatatattatgtaattatctcttttctttttatttgcgCAACATGTAATTATCTCCACCGAAttgataaattttcaaaaaaaaatgtatgttgATTCATACCACTTAAAAGAGAACTTGAAACAACATATAAGTTCTATAATAATTATCATGCACAAATAGTTTATATTACATCTTACACTATTAAAAAGAGAACATGAAGCCCTCTTAAGCTATCCACGTCAGCGAAAAATTCGCAACCAATCATTTGTCCATGTTATCATGGATGTTAAGTTGCTGGACCACGAATCTGCGCTGCGTAATAGGCCCTTTAGCTTTAATGACTCATTTGTTTTGTCATCTTCTTACTCCAACCTAATTTTAATACGACGTCTACAGAAGACCTTCCAGAACTCACTGTCTTCCTATCTCCTGCGTATAATGCCTGCGAAAGCTATAATGACGAATTAAAACTAAATTACTCCTCCAAACAAATCGGAGTCTAACTCTCCACATCCCTCCTCTTAATCAATCATAACAATGCCTCCTCAAACTAAAAATCTATTGCTCATATCCTCAAATCCATTCCTAGCTTTATGGCAAATCAAACGACAGTCACCACCACCCACGTTCATTCTCCACTTTTCTTCAGTAAAGTTTCATCAAGACCTGGAGATTCCATGTTGCTtttaagctaatatattctaaaaAGCTCGCAATAATTCCAAAGGAGACATCCTTCTCGGCCTTGAGATGCTGATGATTGATGAAGAGGTACGTGtccatattttaatattatgctTCCAATTTCATACACgtcactgattttttttaaaagagagaGAATATGTTAACAAGATTTTATCTTGAAACTCAACACCTAAGAATTTTTAACGTTAAGAGATAATTTTCAAGTTTAGTTAAATAAGTGACCATCTGTGAATATGTTAATGATTCTCAATATCCTTTTATGTAGtaactaaatacaaaattgttCATATTGAAATCTACTAcatatttcacatttttataacaaataattttttacaaaataataaatatcaaaaagtttaatattgaaaataaattatggcTTCAAAAACTTAAAGAATATCTGAATCATTTTATTGGTTATCAAAATTTACAGATTTaagtattcaaaattattacacatttgtaaaattatatattaatatgaaaTAAAGGTTATTTACCTATActtcaaaaaataattcaaaatcaatcagacgatatataagaaaatatataatatacataagatgatagaattttttttatttcattaaatgtagagtatttaaaattttaagaaagatTTAAACATGGTTACTAAAAGATTAATAGAGATATTTAATATGTTAACATAGATTAATGATatttcaaacaaataaatatatcgaaacaaataaatgatagaatattaaaaaaacaaacttaatttttttttaaaaaaatctaatgttTAATGTTTATAGACAAACAAACCGCGCGTAGTGCAGTAAAATCTCTAGTATATTTAAAGTGTTTTAGAATATGTATGGTAGttataatttacatgtattTGTCACTGTGATGCgacatatttaaattttgactGTCATGAATTCTTATAGAACATTTAGAATTACTAGATtctttaaccgcgctacgcgcggtttatattttgtattgttttttgtatatattttcaaaaaattcgttaactttatgtaattttatttattgaactCAATTGTTTTGTCCTACAATTTTACGTgttatttgtaattttaaaatttataactttgCATATTTATCTATTCCTTTAAAATAGTGGTTTGTTATTTGGATCATTGTGATCTGataatttttctattatttgACTATATTATTCTATATACTACGTGAACATTTACACGCGAATGATATGGTATAATTTGGTAAAACTTGTCATTtttgtatgtatatttttgcattctagattggatttagtgtaaatttagaatatattcTTGTCTCACACATTTAAACCGAATGTTTTTTACTATGTCAAGCATATATTTTGTAGT
The nucleotide sequence above comes from Brassica napus cultivar Da-Ae chromosome A9, Da-Ae, whole genome shotgun sequence. Encoded proteins:
- the LOC106367149 gene encoding rop guanine nucleotide exchange factor 14 isoform X2, with amino-acid sequence MSETISRCEDGGGLNGMITYDGLEACIINNQSYEEEEESGTNGCLTESLDDDAFSSCSSSKEASSSFSSKWLPTKTEERSCDGLNLPGRSKHFDGKEKPSSNVYCHLDVEAMKEKFSKLLLGEDVTGGCKGIQVALALSNAVTHLANSIFGELWKLEPLCEEKKQKWRREMDWLLSPTNYMIELVPTKQTDANGISIEIMTPKARADIHMNLPALQKLDSMLIEILDSMVNTEFWYSETGSRAEGTNKTTSESKRWWLPSPQVPKPGLSNSARKKLLDKGKVVYQVFKATKSINENVLLEMPVPSVIKEAIPKSGKNSLGDELYKMLVAESATVDEILVSLKLGTEHTALETVNKLESAIFAWKERITEQESNSKSPVRTPWSFAKDPLSDTVRNELLLNRAEALRSQIKSKHPNLPQSFLDATKIQYGKDIGHAVLEAYSRTLANLAYRILSRMGEILKEDSLSNPNSPAPPSCFPSSRDLYRTPERPLLSSRVRHSLTDDMNKADGTETATSLDLLFADAKVSSVNATTPSRSSRIWCMSKVPPDASP
- the LOC106367149 gene encoding rop guanine nucleotide exchange factor 14 isoform X1, translated to MMLVRRRLGCCSRDREISIDFDEQDRMITYDGLEACIINNQSYEEEEESGTNGCLTESLDDDAFSSCSSSKEASSSFSSKWLPTKTEERSCDGLNLPGRSKHFDGKEKPSSNVYCHLDVEAMKEKFSKLLLGEDVTGGCKGIQVALALSNAVTHLANSIFGELWKLEPLCEEKKQKWRREMDWLLSPTNYMIELVPTKQTDANGISIEIMTPKARADIHMNLPALQKLDSMLIEILDSMVNTEFWYSETGSRAEGTNKTTSESKRWWLPSPQVPKPGLSNSARKKLLDKGKVVYQVFKATKSINENVLLEMPVPSVIKEAIPKSGKNSLGDELYKMLVAESATVDEILVSLKLGTEHTALETVNKLESAIFAWKERITEQESNSKSPVRTPWSFAKDPLSDTVRNELLLNRAEALRSQIKSKHPNLPQSFLDATKIQYGKDIGHAVLEAYSRTLANLAYRILSRMGEILKEDSLSNPNSPAPPSCFPSSRDLYRTPERPLLSSRVRHSLTDDMNKADGTETATSLDLLFADAKVSSVNATTPSRSSRIWCMSKVPPDASP